gtTGTTGTATACTACTTTGTAGTACAGTTACGAGGTGGTTGTGCATTGTGTCATGCCAAATGAACCATTTAGTGGGTGGGAGTGGAAGGTGGGACAATCCAAGAAGAGTCTAGAAGAGAGGATGTGAGAATAGTTATCAGAATCATATCACTCACAATTCAGTTAAGTCACCATCAATTTTACCCTGATTGTGATTTTGTATGTATTGATTTACTCCCCATATTTGTATGATGAGTTAAGGCAAGGTGAAGGGAATCTATAAATAAACAATGAGAAGAAGAAAATCTTCCAAGACAATCAGCAACAGCCAAAGTGAATTCTTCACCTAACTATGGCTAAGAAGTACAAGTCACAAAATATATAGAGTGTAATTTCGACAAATCAATGGCGACTTAGAAGTCAAAGTCATCTTCCATTCCTCTTTTTCATGTAGCATAGTTGATATCTGCTTCTTTCGATCTTCAAGTAGGTTAATGCTACCCAGCATTGAGTCTTGGAAAGAGTGAAGTTGTCCCCTCGGGccataatttacctcctccgtgttggtctagGGACCGATTGGGCAGGGGCGCTGGGGCGAgggaatcgccttttgccacattggAAAGAGTGAAGTTGCAAATAATTTTCTTATGTCAAAATCATTTGAAGAAGAAATTCCATATttgttcattttaattttaacaaTGGACAGAAAAATTAATAGTTTGTACATCGCCAATGCAAgatataatatatttttcattaagAAACAACATCAATTTACACCATTTATAATACCATGctagtaaataaaatattatattcttTTGCACACTATTGGGTATCAAAACTATTATGAATATTATGAACAAAGCAGGTCCTTTCTTAACATATTTTCTAAATTATATGAAACTTAAGATTCATGATTCAATATTTCCTGATTTAAAAATTCATCAAAATGATTCATGATACAAACCTTGATTTGACAACCTATGTTAAGCAACTAAATGAGATATGATTATGAGAGAAACACATGGCATAAATCTAAGGTTTAAACATACAACAATGCTTCTCTCTAGTAAATGATGTAATTCATGTGAAAGTTATAATCTTACAAGAGGAACTTCTGAATTCTTTATGCAGTTAATACATTGAACTCCTCCAGTATCCAGTAGATCAAAGAAAGACTTTGAAGCAATGCACCCACAATGTAAGTGCTGTAAATAACAGTTACAACAAAGTCAGAATGCAGAAATAGTTTACGAACTAGGAAAGTTGGAAATTTATGCCCAAGCTTTCGAGTCCTCAGTACCTTACCACAGGAACAACATTCCCTCCACCCAGACTCTTTCTGGTGAAAAATGTCACAAAATATTAACTGCTCATACGCCATCCTGAATATGGGAGAGTGCATTGACAGATGAATTATAAGAATCTTATCACAAATAAGGACCATAGTCAAGAAGTAATAACAGTGTAGAAAATGAGAAAATGCATTGAGTATCGTACTATTAGAAAGGCTATCATCTCCATGATACACCAATCAATGTTATAGCATTGGTGACTGAATAAAAAATAATCAGACCAGAAATTAATTTTCTGAAGTTGAAATTTAGTGCATTAGAAAAATCCACTTCATGTAAGTGGGTTGATGAAAACTACTAAAGGGCAGCCTGGTGCATGCGGGATCTCGGGgaaagatccattgtacgcaaccttctttttacaagaggctatttccaggatttgaatccgtgaccttttggtcacaaagcaacaactttaccgttgcgccaaagcTTCCCTTCAAATGATTAAGAAAGGGTCATTTAAAACTTTCCCGTTGCGCCAACAACTTTTCGAGCTGATGAAAACTACTCAGCTCGAAAATTTGTTATGCCTCCAGAACGGTCTCCAAATGATTACGAAAGGGTCCATTTAAAACAAGAGGATGATCACCCGAAATTGTGATCTCAAGGATCTTACTTATCACAAAGATGACAAGGGAATGGTAAGTATCTTCTTGGCGTTGTGATCTTGAGAATCTTACTCATTACCAAGATGAAGGGATCGCTAATCCTACCCTAAAACCAATTCCCAACAGTCGAGTGAACAATGACATCATTGGATTCACTGTAGAAATTATGAAACGTTCAAGTCACCATATATAAATTAATAGTTCATAATGGAGACAAACCAATTCTTatgaagaaaattttgaaaagttggaCATGAAGAGGACTTGAAACAAGGTAATCAGTAATTGCTGCAACCATTTTTACATTGAAGGCTAATACTATCCTGTTAAACAAAATAACATAGTTTCAATTGCATATAAAAGTGGAAAAGACAGGCTGCACACTAAGTATTGACAAGAGAACCTCATCACAGAAGTATCCTCGACAATCTTGGTGGATGGAGTTGCAATtgttgaaaagttcaaaaaaaagCACTAGCTGATCCAATCACATATATTAACCAAAGTAACAATCATGCATATCAAACTCACAACATGCAATTGTCAATATTTTTTATCCGAAAAATCCATCTTCTTCACTTGAAAATAGCATTAGAAAATTTGCACAAAGAAGAGCAATCAACAGTATTCTTTGCATCCAAATATAGTTCAAACATACCAACTTAACACAAATAAAGCATCTTCGAAATTGAGTTAGCAGGGAGTTAAAGAAAAAAACACAATAGAGAAAGCCAAACTGTAGACATGGAAATCAAAATTCCTCTAGAAATGACAAATGGAAGGTTCAATCTTGATTCTGAATGCTCAATATACAAAATAAGAAATTACCTCCAATGCCAGTTTATCCAACTCAGGTACCAAATATCAAAGCCATAAAAGATATTAAAAATGGAAACTGCACCAAAATAGTATGAAGAAAACGATCAGTATGTAAAAAAATGCAATACCCGCATTTGACGCAGAGAGAAGCGAATCCGCCTGATCTCAGCCCCCATCCCCTCCTCCACTCTCCCCCAGGCTCCGTCGCCCCGCAAGCAACATTCATGCACTTCGCAGTCTCCATCCGCGACTCGTCCAAATCGCCCTCAAATCGAAGGTCAAACGCCGATCCTCCCAACTAAAATCAGACACAAATAAAATTGGATAAACAATCAATCTAAAAGGAACACACAAACAAGATCCCTCCTTTCACTCCTCTTACTGATCGCTGCCCTCCTCTTCACGGAAACCCCATCTGCCCGTCGGTCAGAGCTCAGAAATAAGCGGAGAGAAAGGAGTCAAACAAGAATCTCCCAGTTGAAGTCGATATAAACAGAGAAAGATCCCCCTTTTTCAGTTCGATTCCCGATCACCTCCCATCGCCCCCCGGAAGCAACTCAGCTAAGGAGCTCAGCTATCCAGCGCTGCGGCGGCGTTGGCGTTGGCGGTGGCGGTGGCGAGAAGACAGAGAAAGGAAACGAAGGGGCAGAGAGAGAGCTCTGCATGGACCAGCGAGGAGAAACCAGATGACGATGATATCTCTCCTCTGCCGAGGGGGAAATACAAGGCATCGAGAAAAAGACCTCCACCTTCGCGCACGAACGGCACGCGCACGGAGTCACTCCAACGGTCACAATCGCCCCGATGGCACGATCCCAACCGTCGGATTACCCGCGCGTGTACTGTCGCCGACGGCGGTGACGGCACTCGAGCACCAGAGCGCGTGGTAGCGATCGCACGGCGCGATGGGCTGGGCCTGGGCGCCCGTGACATGAACTCCGACGTGGCGGGCGCAATGATGCCGGGTGCGACGCTGGGTTCAATGGCGCGCACGAAAACGCGAGGGGATTGGTCGGGAGGAGGCGCTGCGGTAGTTAAGCGTGGGGTCAGGTGGACCGCATGGTGTCCGTCGGTGGAGGGAGCGAAGACATCCGGGCCGTCGATGGGGCCGCGCATCGTGGTCTCGGAGACTGGACGTTGACGCGGGTGGACGAGGAGCGGTGAGGGTTGCACAATGCGGTGGTTTACAGGTAACGTCGAGTGCGTGTGGAAAGGCGAAAAAAGGACGCGACCCGTCGCCGACCAAGCGACTGTTTGAGGAAATGTCGGACATGAAGCCATACATAACGACGGTACAAAATTTGGTAACGAGTAAGGGAGTTTCGATCTGTGAGTGCTTAACATCACCGGGCCCACTGGTGGATGTTGTTGGTCGGGTCGGTCTTAGATAATTTGATGAGTCCTTAATTAGATATGCATGATGTCACCTCAATCAAACTATAATTCGGCCTAAGAGAGTCACTGGAATGAGtaagataaattaataaaattgagTGAGTTAGACGGAACAATTTAACATGGTCCAATCTATCAAGCCGAAATAGCCCAATCAAATTAAATGGATGGATCTCAAGGAGTGGAATGATCAGGCTGACCATGTCAAACGATCAAAGTGATTGAtaaaattatttgtttttttttaaataataatgatAACAACAAGTGGAGCTagctaattaaaatttaatttttagactATTCTTTGAAAACTGGCAATTGTGCAGGTGAAGTCCTGTCCACTTTTTTGCGTAGAATGGCCGCCATGTGATTCAACGTCCCTGACAGGACACAGAAGTGATCATCACATCATTAATTACCAGACAAGTCTCTACTTAACGCATTCGCGAATGCCGAGGCCTGAAACGACCACGGACAATGATGGCGTCGCCTCGAAGCTCGGGATCCAGACCATAGCCACTGGATTCAGTACATATTTTGCACACTAAAGTTCTTGATTCTGGAGGAGAATTATTACAGTTTGTAGTTAACACATTCATCACACAAACACTCAAACGGTAAGACATGAGAGTGAGGAATAATAATATACTTTCTCATCGTAGATTTGAGTCTTGGATCATCGAACTGAGGGCTCGATGAAAGTGACTATCTTCTTCTCCAACTCAATTTTGTTGGCGCCGATGAGCTTGTCCACTTGCTGCCCATCTCTCAGGAaaaagaaagtcggagttgctcGGATGTCCCATGATGAGCTAAACTcctgaaaaaaaaatagttatcattGTGTACAAACCTTTTTTACTTCAGTGAAACATGATTCGGCTAAAAAGTAGTGTGTCAAAGATGTTTTTAAGAATTTTCAGTTGTGTTGATCTACAGAGCACAGCATGCAAATCTGTTGATTGTTCAACACATAATAACATTTACCCTGGAAAGATGCTCCAACTAAGAACAGAAGTCACTGATGCGAAATATTTAGATATGTCGAACTTGTAGAGTTTAAATAAGTGCGAACTTGTGAAAAATTATGCAACTTTCGACAATAACATGTTGCATATAATAGTTCACACATTGAAGAGCATCAATCAGTTCACACATTGAACTTCACTTTTAGGAATACTGATTGAAGAGCATCAAAGGTAGACTGAAATCTCTAGTAACAAATGCGGAGTTAACTAATGGACACGCCTATGACGAGGAAAAGTACAAGGATAAGCAAAATCTACAGGAGAGTAGTACCTAAAACTAAAACAGATAGGATGAATCTGGAAAAAGATCTTACCGATAACTCATCGACATCTATTGTCAAAAACATCAGTGCAGGATACTTCTCAGACAGCTCTGTATAAACAGGTGCCATCAGTCGGCATGGCCCACACCATGTAGCACTAAAATTTGCTACGACCTGCAGGAGGAAAGACACTTAGTCAGAATAAAGCTAGATATGCAGTAAGATGCAACACAATTTAGTTATCATGATACTTCGATGATAATTTTCAAATCACAAACCTCCTAAAGGTCGTAGTGTAGTAGTATTAAGAGACACTAAAAATTAAAGATTAAACTTACAATCTCACCTATGTTAACGAGTTTGAAGTGTTTCAGTAATAACATTGAAGTTGCTTCAGATCACAATGTTTGAAACTCAATGATTGACCAAAAGAAAAACAATTTCAAGTAGGCCAAATTAGTACATCAATGATTTAAATAGCATTCACTTCAATGATTTAAATTCTAgatgagattttatttttagtgtACATCATTAGAATTCCTCAAATGACAAAAACATATTTTATCATTGAAATGCAGATATTGGTTAAGTTGACATCATAGAAGAGCAAAAAACGACTAGGCAAAGTATGGAATGGTGGTGGAAGCACGAAACTAATCAAGATACCAAAAGTAAGGATCTAAAGTAAGACAGATTTGCAATTATAAAAAAagagcagcccggtgcacgaagctcccgtcatgcggaGTCTcaaggaaggatccattgtacgcagccttactctgctttttgcaagagattgTTTCTAGAATTCgaatccgtgaccttttggtcacaaaaggCTCCCCTTCAAATTTGCAATGGCTCCCCTTCAAATTTGCAACTATCTTACCTAAAAACAACTGGCAAATAATAGTCCTGGAACCAAAAAGTGTGTTTACATTTCAGGATTGCACAATGCTTATGTAAGTGGAGGAAGTTCATATTAAATCTAGCATAAGATCTGACAGCAAGCATCTTGTTTGTGAGAAATATCCTCTCGAGTTACTTACTATCTTTCCATCATTTTTTGCTTGAGAAATTTTTTGGTCCCAGCCTTCTTGGCTAGTTATTACATGCACATTTCCACCTTTGAAGTCTACCTCCTCTTGAAGATCAGCATCTTTCCCTTCCTAAGCAGAAAGAAAAAGGGagattaacttagatttttttaactaATACCCATTTCTTTTAAAACTGATATTAGCAAACAAACATTCTTGCAAATGCCAGAAACCGAGATTAAACTAAACAACAGTCAGATGTTAAAACCATCTACTTTGGAATGTCGCtagcaagaaaaaaaaatgagaaagagTTGAAATACTTATTCAGCTTTCTTTTTGACTAATTTTAAGACCAGAGTTATATTCTGATGTGGACGTCGAGGTGGACGTCTTTGTTGGACGCCATCGGAAGCAAATAAAACAAATTAGCTACCACTTAATTAGCTATAGTAGAAATAAATTAGCTATTGTTTAATTAGCAGAAACAAATAATGACCTAATttaactataaacaaataataGCCTAAGttgcttttctatttttgattccttGTTTCCTTTATGGGTTGATCTTTTCTAAATCGTGTCATGTttgactccttatataaggagtgttATTGGATTGAGTCACAGGTCAAGATCCGAATCCAAACTTGGTCCTACAACAAACAAGGGTGGAAGGAAGGGGGAAACAACTCATCCTAGATAGAATCCAATTATtcaatttttcttcttctctttattGATAAGAACACGCCTTATATAAGGAGTCAAACATAGCACAAAGACCAACCCATAAAggaaacaagaaataaaaaataaaaaagctaATTATGTCATTATTTGTTTCTACTATAGCAATAATTAAATTAGGTCATTATTTGTTTCTGCTAATTAGgtaataattaatttatttctACTATAGCTAATCAGGAGTAGCTGATTTGTTTTATTTGCTTCCTACTATAGTGGCATCCAACAAAGACATCCACCTCGGCGTCCACATCCTCCCCCCTCAATGCTGAGCTTATCCTCAAGCTCGAAAGCAGGGTATAACGCCACTAATAGCATAGAGGGAAATTTCCGAGTTCACTTCCCCCTCTTCCTCACCTTCCCTATCATCATTCGGCACTTCAATCCAAAACATGCGCTTACACTTGTAACTTGTGGAGTAGGACTCATCACAGTTAAAACAAAGACCCTTGGCTCTCCATTCTGCCATCTCAGCACGGGTTAGACGCTTGAAGAATAAAGCAGGTGGAGTCTCTTTACTGATGTCTCCCATTGTCTTGGTCTTCGCCAGAAGAGGGCCTCCATTGCTCATGTTGAGCTCAGTTGTGGTCCTGCCCCAATTTGTGCACAGTCGCCCCCCGCCTCAATGGAAGCACTGCTTCTGTTCTAATGCCCTAGCCATATTCATTGCAATGCACAGGATTCCAGGCTTTTGCAATTAGATGTTGCTACGGAGATCTTCAACTAGCCTCTTAGTGAACAAGTCAACATGTTGCCATGGTCGGAGGTGTCCGAGTGAGGTGGAACTGGAACTGCCGTTGGTAGTCTTCTACCGAGCCAGTGTTCTTCAAATTTGATAGCTCTCCCAAAGGGTTGTTGCTCATAGGCAGCCCAAAGCGGATGTGACAATAGTCTTTGAATTGATTCCAAGTCATATCTGGCCCTTCCTGTTCTATCTAATCAAACTAAAGTTAGGCTTTCCCTACCAAATGGAAGGTAGCAAGGCCAACCCTATCGGCTGTTGTAGTCCTTTGGTTGGCAAAAATTTTTTTTGCACCTTTTAACCCAATCCAGTGGATCCCCTTCTCCAGAATAGGTGGGGAACTCCATTTTCGAGTACCACGGAACTATGGTGTCGCTAGTTGGTTGTTCAGGTCTGGCCTTCAAGGCTTTAGAAGGGCCGCACTCCACGCCGGTAGGGTTGTTTGCAGTGTTGTCATCTTGTCTCTTgcatgggataacttggccataTGCTCCTCCAGTCCTCGCTGGTGGAGGTGCTCTGCTCCATGAAAACTTGTTGTTACGAGGTCAATTTTTACATTAAAGCATCAAGTTTAGATGTGATAGGATCCATGTCACCCATAatcagctctgataccaagttgTTATGATCCCGAGTGCAGGATCGAGTCACAGGTCGAGATCCGGATCCGGACTTGGTCATGCAACACTCAAGGGTGGAAGGGAGGGGGAAAAACTCATTCTAGACAAAGTCCAATTACtcaatttttcttcctctctgtaTTAACAATAACACTCCTtcactccttatataaggagtcaaACAGGACACGACAACCCATAAAGGAAACAagaaatcaaaaatagaaaagctaATTAGGCCATTATTTGTTTCTATTACAGCAGTAGTTAAATTAGGTCATTATTTGTTTCTACTAATTCGGCAATAGCTAATTTATTTGTACTATATCAATTAGGCAGTAgctaatttgttttttttttgcttccGACTATAGTAGCGTCCAACAAAAGCGTCCACCTCGGCGTCCACATCATATTCTTTTATAGTCAATTGATAGAGAATGAAACTTCATCCTAGGAATCACGGTTGAATCAAAGGGTTTATATTTTATACTTGCAGCATAACTCTTTGGAGAACTGTTGCTAATTCAAATGCATGCTAGCTAAGTACAATAACCCCTTATTTCTTTCTAAAATCCTAGAACACATGCAAATCCTAGAACACATGCAAATGCACCAAAACATGTATCAATATGCATAAATTCATAGGTTTTCAAGGAAACAACAAGTATAAACATCTACTTTACCAGCATTAAAACTATGGACAAACAACAAAAGCATGAAATTCAAGAAGCAACCTTAGAAGCAtgcaaaagtttttgaaaaagtataaAGCCATGCATTAAAGTCATCATTACTAGTTCTCATGTCATGTGTGGATAATTTCACACCTTGCCAAAACAATTTCCCATTAGAGTTAGAAGGTGTGACTGGATAATAGGAGAACCAGCTTCTTCTGCCAAAACGAGAAACACAAGAAAATGCATGTATAAATTAATGTCCATGACAGAAAAGGAACAATGAAATTGAAACAACAAATTCTGACAAAATAAGTATGTCCAAATTATGTCGAAAAGCAAATTTCTGAATATGAGGATCTGCAATTGAAACGTGTTGTATATTACAAAACTTAAATCAACCAAAATTAAAGGTTTGCAAAGTAGAAGAGGCAAAACTCAATATAAGTGAAATGGGTATGACTATAAAATGACTTCATAGGGCTTAGTGGTTGTATAAGATTCATTAAACAATCATTATAGTTAGGATCTGCATTTTGTGGTCATCATTGTTGTGGAAGTTGAAAAAGTTCATCAAAGAAAATGATGTAAAACACTTCTTAATAGTTAAATGGGATTAAAGAAATTGTAGAGGCAGAAACTGGTAATACTTTAATGACCCAAATAACAATCTATAAGATTCATAAGATAGTTATAGGCCTATACCCAAGTATATCAACGACTATTACTGATCAAGAACTAAATTAATTCAAGAGTGTACTACAATGAACATACTTATATCCTATCTATTCGTTACCTTTTAATTGTATATTTTGAAGCAAATCTTGCGTTACTGTGACGATCATAGTGTTAGGATCGTCACAGCTAAAGGAAATTCACTGGCACAATGGAAAAGTGATAAGTCCTCTTCAATATCATCACCTATTGGTATTACTTAGCAGAAATATAGCACATGCTAGCCGTATTGTCTGTAAAGTCGATGTCTTGTCTCAAAGTTGTTATGAGTAAGGGCCTTTCAATACCATCGCCATTTGCTTCAGGATCATATCATATTTATACCTTTCACTACAACAACAATCCTATAGAAACTTTTATTACAACCCACCAATTGCATACAAGATAACGaggttgtaaaaaaaaaaaacaacttcaTCAATTAAATATGTAATAAAATGATTTTTCTATACAATTTAATTGTCTTGAGTACACTATCACTAATAGGCATAGTCATTAAATAACAAATTTGTCTTAGAATTTACATTATATACTGCATAAATGAGTTGGAATTTTTCCAATTGCC
This region of Zingiber officinale cultivar Zhangliang chromosome 9A, Zo_v1.1, whole genome shotgun sequence genomic DNA includes:
- the LOC122021288 gene encoding thioredoxin H4-1-like, which codes for MGNCFGKEGKDADLQEEVDFKGGNVHVITSQEGWDQKISQAKNDGKIVVANFSATWCGPCRLMAPVYTELSEKYPALMFLTIDVDELSEFSSSWDIRATPTFFFLRDGQQVDKLIGANKIELEKKIVTFIEPSVR